A stretch of the Archangium violaceum genome encodes the following:
- a CDS encoding PEGA domain-containing protein — protein sequence MKALALILLPTLALAAPPSGPRRIGSLLVPMDPTAEASGPKMESYMNEALAQFQGYTVRKAEDIFGLPADDEALLALKRGKQGYEESLAAFEKKDYEDAERKVRATLKELQKASAAMKDSCNPLCDATALYAALMHLRGDVEEAKLALLDLMALNPTYEMNTKRFSRELISLRVQVATSVNAALRGGVTVKSRPAGARVYIDNEFKGYTPVTVSTLPVGKHLLRLERPGFRVYGQVLEISPDDVEASTALQPTDDYKAYDARLDTVASEMMRASTPTSPAVASLGKALGLERGLVGTVRDMPDNNTTELVLGLYDMGTGKRLGAKRVVLQGDEFGQLKSEMNRLVNHLMNNADGGAEKKVKSSDPLENSHGMDEWNAEDRGGKRRSQEKKSKGGDPLEGVNGTEDW from the coding sequence ATGAAAGCCCTTGCGCTCATCCTGCTCCCCACCCTCGCGCTGGCCGCCCCTCCCTCCGGGCCCCGGCGCATTGGCTCGCTCCTCGTGCCCATGGATCCCACGGCCGAGGCGAGCGGACCCAAGATGGAGAGTTACATGAACGAGGCCCTGGCCCAGTTCCAGGGCTACACCGTGCGCAAGGCCGAGGACATCTTCGGCCTGCCGGCGGATGACGAGGCACTGCTCGCGCTCAAGCGGGGCAAGCAGGGCTATGAGGAGAGCCTCGCCGCCTTCGAGAAGAAGGACTACGAGGACGCCGAGCGCAAGGTGCGCGCCACCCTCAAGGAGCTGCAGAAGGCCTCCGCGGCGATGAAGGACTCCTGCAATCCGCTGTGCGACGCCACCGCCCTCTACGCCGCGCTGATGCACCTGCGGGGCGACGTGGAGGAGGCGAAGCTGGCGCTGTTGGATCTGATGGCGCTCAACCCCACCTACGAGATGAACACCAAGCGCTTCTCCCGCGAGCTCATCTCGCTCCGGGTGCAGGTGGCCACGAGCGTCAACGCGGCGCTGCGCGGAGGGGTGACGGTGAAGTCCCGCCCGGCCGGAGCGCGCGTCTACATCGACAACGAGTTCAAGGGCTACACCCCGGTGACGGTGTCGACGCTGCCGGTGGGCAAGCACCTGCTGCGGCTGGAGCGCCCCGGTTTCCGTGTGTACGGGCAGGTGCTCGAGATAAGCCCGGACGACGTGGAGGCGAGCACCGCGCTGCAGCCCACGGACGACTACAAGGCCTATGACGCGCGGCTGGACACGGTGGCCTCCGAGATGATGCGCGCGAGCACCCCCACCAGCCCGGCGGTGGCCTCCCTGGGCAAGGCGCTCGGGCTGGAGCGGGGCCTGGTGGGCACGGTGCGCGACATGCCGGACAACAACACCACCGAGCTGGTGCTCGGCCTGTACGACATGGGCACCGGCAAGCGGCTCGGCGCCAAGCGCGTGGTGCTGCAGGGCGACGAGTTCGGTCAGCTCAAGTCGGAGATGAACCGGCTGGTCAATCACCTGATGAACAATGCCGACGGTGGCGCGGAGAAGAAGGTGAAGTCCTCGGATCCGCTGGAGAACTCCCACGGCATGGACGAGTGGAACGCCGAGGACCGCGGCGGCAAGCGGCGCTCCCAGGAGAAGAAGTCCAAGGGCGGAGATCCGTTGGAGGGAGTGAACGGTACCGAAGATTGGTGA
- a CDS encoding DNA gyrase/topoisomerase IV subunit A: MLAQAENKTRKKQGASGGGGGDGVASASAGGGGGGATPAALADEARRRYLNYALSVITSRALPDVRDGLKPVQRRILYGMWNDLNLTHEAKFKKCAQVVGAIMGPYHPHGDTAIYDALVRMAQDFSLRYPLVDGHGNFGSLDGDAAAAYRYTECRLEKLADELLNELGQKTVDFRPNYDGTRQEPVVLPSRVPHLLMNGTTGIAVGMATNIPPHHLGELCDALTALVDDANLTVKQLLKWVKGPDFPTGGEILNSQKELQEIYETGQGSVRLRGEYELEDLKRGGQQIVITSIPYTVNKSTLVAKIGEIVRERKLPLVVDVRDESTKDVRIVMELKKEASPELVMAYIYKNTPLQTNFNVNLTCLVPNPENREVGTPKRLGLKEILQYFLDFRLEVIKRRIQYQLDELKKRVHILEGFEKVYDALDEMIRIIRASEGKQDAAKKLIARFKLDELQVDAILEMKLYKLARLEILVVQNELKEKRKQIKELEALLKSNTRLWGTVKDELAEVKAAYGMQKRRTKVSRGGAEEMTFDAEALIADEDAHVVITRDGWIKRVREVKDPSSTRLREGDAVMTVLAGSLKANLVLFSNFGTAYVTRFNDVPASTGYGDPVQKLFKFDDGERIVGALSLDSRLWRPEKLLGVTRQGLGMRFPLAPHLEISTRAGRRYAKTGEGDEIVGVQPVEDKDLVAVLTERTSALVCKVAEINELAGPGKGVSVIKVEDGDRVVDFQVAPHGNKEAGIAFETQKGRKLTLNPGRYEVTGRGGKGHEMSRKDAVKEVLRAPQYIPLPEQKKE, encoded by the coding sequence ATGCTCGCACAAGCGGAAAACAAGACGCGCAAGAAGCAGGGAGCCTCGGGTGGTGGTGGCGGTGACGGTGTCGCCTCGGCCTCCGCTGGTGGCGGTGGGGGGGGTGCCACGCCCGCCGCGCTCGCCGACGAGGCCCGCCGGCGCTACCTCAACTACGCTCTGTCCGTCATCACCTCGCGCGCCCTGCCTGACGTGCGTGATGGCCTCAAGCCCGTGCAGCGCCGCATCCTGTACGGCATGTGGAACGACCTGAACCTCACCCACGAGGCGAAGTTCAAGAAGTGCGCCCAGGTCGTCGGCGCCATCATGGGCCCCTACCACCCGCACGGCGACACCGCCATCTACGACGCCCTCGTGCGCATGGCGCAGGACTTCTCCCTGCGCTACCCCCTCGTGGACGGCCACGGCAACTTCGGCTCGCTCGATGGCGACGCCGCCGCCGCCTACCGTTACACCGAGTGCCGCCTGGAGAAGCTCGCCGACGAGCTCCTCAACGAGCTGGGTCAGAAGACGGTCGACTTCCGTCCCAACTACGACGGCACCCGCCAGGAACCCGTCGTCCTGCCCTCGCGCGTTCCCCACCTGTTGATGAACGGCACCACGGGCATCGCCGTGGGCATGGCCACCAACATCCCGCCCCATCACCTGGGCGAGCTGTGCGACGCGCTCACCGCGCTCGTGGATGACGCCAACCTCACCGTCAAGCAGCTCCTCAAGTGGGTCAAGGGTCCGGACTTCCCCACCGGCGGCGAAATCCTCAACTCCCAGAAGGAGCTGCAGGAGATCTACGAGACCGGCCAGGGCAGCGTGCGTCTGCGCGGCGAGTACGAGCTCGAGGACCTCAAGCGCGGCGGCCAGCAGATCGTCATCACCTCCATCCCCTACACGGTCAACAAGTCCACGCTGGTGGCCAAGATTGGGGAAATCGTCCGTGAGCGGAAGCTGCCGCTCGTGGTCGACGTGCGCGACGAGTCCACCAAGGACGTGCGCATCGTGATGGAGCTCAAGAAGGAGGCCAGCCCCGAGCTGGTGATGGCGTACATCTACAAGAACACGCCCCTCCAGACGAACTTCAACGTCAACCTCACCTGCCTGGTGCCCAACCCGGAGAACCGGGAGGTGGGGACGCCCAAGCGCCTGGGCCTCAAGGAGATCCTCCAGTACTTCCTGGACTTCCGCCTCGAGGTCATCAAGCGGCGCATCCAGTACCAGCTCGACGAGCTCAAGAAGCGCGTCCACATCCTCGAGGGCTTCGAGAAGGTCTACGACGCCCTGGACGAGATGATCCGCATCATCCGTGCCTCCGAGGGCAAGCAGGACGCGGCCAAGAAGCTCATCGCGCGCTTCAAGCTGGATGAGCTCCAGGTGGACGCCATCCTGGAGATGAAGCTCTACAAGCTGGCCCGCCTGGAAATCCTCGTGGTCCAGAACGAGCTGAAGGAGAAGCGCAAGCAGATCAAGGAGCTGGAGGCGCTGCTCAAGAGCAACACGCGTCTGTGGGGCACGGTGAAGGACGAGCTGGCCGAGGTGAAGGCCGCCTACGGCATGCAGAAGCGCCGCACCAAGGTGAGCCGCGGCGGCGCCGAGGAGATGACCTTCGACGCCGAGGCCCTCATCGCCGACGAGGACGCCCACGTCGTCATCACCCGCGACGGGTGGATCAAGCGCGTGCGCGAGGTGAAGGATCCCTCCTCCACCCGCCTGCGCGAGGGCGACGCGGTGATGACGGTGCTCGCCGGCAGCCTCAAGGCGAACCTCGTGCTCTTCAGCAACTTCGGCACCGCCTACGTCACCCGCTTCAACGACGTGCCCGCCTCCACGGGCTACGGCGATCCGGTGCAGAAGCTCTTCAAGTTCGACGACGGCGAGCGGATTGTTGGCGCGCTGTCGCTCGACAGCCGCCTGTGGCGCCCGGAGAAGCTGCTGGGTGTCACCAGGCAGGGTCTGGGCATGCGCTTCCCGCTCGCCCCGCACCTGGAGATCTCCACCCGCGCCGGCCGCCGCTACGCCAAGACGGGCGAGGGCGATGAGATCGTCGGCGTGCAGCCGGTGGAGGACAAGGACCTGGTGGCCGTGCTCACCGAGCGCACCTCCGCGCTGGTGTGCAAGGTGGCGGAGATCAACGAGCTGGCCGGCCCGGGCAAGGGCGTCAGCGTCATCAAGGTGGAGGACGGAGACCGGGTGGTGGACTTCCAGGTCGCGCCCCACGGCAACAAGGAGGCGGGCATCGCCTTCGAGACGCAGAAGGGCCGCAAGCTCACCCTGAACCCGGGCCGTTACGAGGTGACGGGCCGCGGCGGCAAGGGCCACGAGATGTCGCGCAAGGACGCGGTGAAGGAGGTGCTGCGCGCGCCTCAGTACATCCCGCTGCCGGAGCAGAAGAAGGAATAG
- the sppA gene encoding signal peptide peptidase SppA, which produces MRALPLLLLLPGLALAQTGLIVQPATPPRGVTLPPTSAALVDEATALSVNPAGLRFIGPGQLFYLHERNLARDQVGDGLFLGTSLLGGLGAGFSLEWMRGRGLPDYRKTSFGLALGSGKLSLGVGYHNLSSDDGALDRLSGFDLGLTLRPSRFLSVGAVVRDVNAAEEGPFTLPRSYNLAVGVRPFGERLTLGADYLAPEGDWGDGRLTYTLRATVLPGLGLGAGLSHGLGADRSLALQLAATLDSSRFGVTYAGGGTEGGGLDHVVAVRLSTQRYPALRLGGGAVALVDLDDRLVERGSLGLMLLGVTESDPFLRLMRWMDEATKDPRLEGVLLKVSDLPGVDWAKADELRQAILKMRAAGKRVMTVLYNVDDRAYFVGSAADKVYALPSSSLLVNGLAGSVIYLGGTMEKLGVTWDVARVGEYKTAPEQFTRRDMSPAERETVEAYLDAQTEHDVQAVTQSRRITPERLREAWSVGILTSNRAKELGLVDGVLLPEELDAKLRALAPGASYDPYYSPRGEREGRWSGRRRIAVVPVLGTIAGGKSRKSPLGGEVVAGAETVALALERAQRDPSVVAIVLRVDSGGGDVLASELMYRAVLEAKKYKPVVASMGDVAASGGYYTAMGADEIWASPTTLTGSIGVFYIKPALRGLLGDKLGVNEEIITRAPMAALLNPWKPWTEAEQKTVQAWVDSAYDDFITQVSVARKLDKAKVDAVARGRVWAGVAAKEHGLVDSLGGLMDAVASARKRAGVPAQEELELTVMGEARGLFSALGGEPGVDARLLPSPEPVLPPGLQALVRDSGLESVLLLEPGLKAVQPFTLSVR; this is translated from the coding sequence ATGCGTGCCCTCCCGCTCCTGTTGCTCCTTCCCGGCCTCGCGCTCGCACAGACGGGGCTCATCGTCCAGCCCGCCACGCCACCTCGTGGGGTGACGCTGCCGCCCACCTCCGCCGCGCTGGTGGACGAGGCCACGGCCCTCTCGGTGAACCCCGCCGGCCTGCGCTTCATCGGGCCCGGGCAGCTCTTCTACCTGCACGAGCGCAACCTCGCGCGCGACCAGGTGGGAGACGGGCTCTTCCTGGGTACCTCGCTGCTGGGAGGGCTCGGCGCCGGATTCAGCCTGGAGTGGATGCGCGGGCGCGGACTGCCGGACTACCGGAAGACGTCCTTCGGACTGGCGCTCGGCTCGGGGAAGCTGTCGCTGGGCGTCGGGTACCACAACCTCTCCTCGGACGACGGGGCCCTGGACAGGCTCTCCGGCTTCGACCTGGGCCTCACCCTGCGTCCCTCGCGCTTCCTCTCCGTGGGCGCGGTGGTGCGGGACGTGAACGCGGCCGAGGAGGGGCCCTTCACCCTCCCCCGGAGCTACAACCTGGCTGTGGGCGTGCGCCCCTTCGGCGAGCGCCTGACGCTGGGCGCGGACTACCTCGCCCCGGAGGGCGACTGGGGTGACGGACGCCTCACCTACACGCTGAGGGCCACCGTGCTCCCCGGCCTCGGACTGGGCGCGGGCCTCTCGCACGGCCTCGGCGCGGATCGCTCGCTGGCGCTGCAGCTCGCCGCCACGCTGGACAGCTCGCGCTTCGGCGTCACCTACGCGGGAGGCGGCACCGAGGGTGGCGGGTTGGATCACGTGGTGGCGGTGCGCCTCTCCACCCAGAGGTACCCGGCGCTGCGGCTCGGTGGGGGAGCGGTGGCGCTGGTGGACCTGGATGACCGGCTGGTGGAGCGCGGGAGTCTGGGGCTGATGCTGCTCGGCGTCACCGAGTCGGACCCGTTCCTGCGGTTGATGCGGTGGATGGACGAGGCCACGAAGGACCCACGGCTCGAGGGCGTGCTGCTGAAGGTGTCGGACCTGCCGGGCGTGGACTGGGCCAAGGCGGACGAGCTGCGCCAGGCGATCCTGAAGATGCGCGCGGCCGGCAAGCGCGTGATGACGGTGCTCTACAACGTGGATGACCGGGCCTACTTCGTGGGCTCGGCCGCGGACAAGGTGTACGCACTGCCCTCCTCGTCGCTGCTCGTCAACGGCCTGGCCGGCAGCGTCATCTACCTGGGCGGGACGATGGAGAAGCTGGGCGTCACCTGGGACGTGGCGCGCGTGGGCGAGTACAAGACGGCGCCCGAGCAGTTCACCCGCCGCGACATGAGCCCCGCGGAGCGCGAGACGGTCGAGGCCTACCTGGACGCGCAGACGGAGCACGACGTGCAGGCGGTGACGCAGTCGCGCCGCATCACCCCCGAGCGCCTCCGGGAGGCATGGAGCGTGGGCATCCTCACCTCCAACCGGGCGAAGGAGCTGGGCCTGGTGGACGGGGTGCTGCTCCCCGAGGAGCTGGACGCGAAGCTACGGGCCCTGGCGCCCGGGGCGAGCTACGATCCCTACTACTCGCCGCGGGGAGAGCGGGAGGGGCGCTGGAGCGGGCGCCGCCGCATCGCCGTGGTGCCGGTGCTGGGCACCATCGCCGGAGGCAAGAGCCGCAAGTCTCCGCTGGGCGGCGAGGTCGTCGCTGGCGCCGAGACGGTGGCGCTCGCCCTGGAGCGGGCCCAGAGGGATCCCTCCGTGGTGGCCATCGTGCTGCGGGTGGACTCGGGCGGCGGCGACGTACTGGCCTCGGAGTTGATGTACCGCGCCGTGCTGGAGGCCAAGAAGTACAAGCCCGTCGTCGCCTCCATGGGGGACGTGGCGGCCTCGGGCGGCTACTACACCGCCATGGGCGCGGATGAGATCTGGGCCTCGCCCACCACCCTGACGGGAAGCATCGGCGTCTTCTACATCAAGCCCGCGCTGCGCGGCCTGCTGGGCGACAAGCTGGGGGTGAACGAGGAGATCATCACCCGCGCCCCCATGGCGGCCCTGCTCAACCCGTGGAAACCGTGGACGGAGGCGGAGCAGAAGACGGTGCAGGCCTGGGTGGACTCGGCCTACGACGACTTCATCACCCAGGTGTCCGTCGCGCGGAAGCTGGACAAGGCGAAGGTGGACGCCGTGGCGCGCGGGCGGGTGTGGGCGGGCGTGGCGGCGAAGGAGCACGGCCTGGTGGACTCCCTGGGCGGACTGATGGACGCGGTGGCGTCGGCGCGCAAGCGGGCGGGAGTGCCGGCCCAGGAGGAGTTGGAGCTGACCGTGATGGGCGAGGCGCGCGGGCTGTTCTCCGCCCTGGGCGGGGAGCCGGGTGTGGACGCGAGGCTCCTGCCCTCTCCCGAGCCCGTCCTCCCGCCTGGATTGCAGGCGCTCGTGCGCGACTCGGGCCTGGAATCGGTCCTGTTGCTCGAGCCGGGCCTGAAGGCCGTCCAGCCCTTCACCCTGAGCGTCCGCTGA
- the rho gene encoding transcription termination factor Rho, translating into MAARAEAPPDVDDGDDEGEGDEGPDEGEGAAPAPGQPSGGPPGQGGGRRRRRRRRRRGAQVQFTPDGQAYRMVAGPDGQQQQVFLTPQELQQYQQRMAQQQQQPQGGGQPRPPQPAPQPSLAPVEGVLDTEAKGPNAFLRQLKRNLLPAPDDAEIPKNLVQKLRLRPGQYLNALAQMKGQKGIIQRVEQVDGRPLEQMSRLPHFADLTSVDPVERIKLENGHREMVTRVMDLIAPIGKGQRALIVAPPKTGKTIMLQRIAQAVVANHPEIHLMVLLIDERPEEVTDMRRSIKAEVLASSSDRPTGDHLKVAELALERARRLVESGKDVMILLDSITRLARAYNKEVDNSGRTLSGGVDSRALERPKRIFGAARATEEAGSLTIVGTALIDTGSRMDEVIFEEFKGTGNSEVTLDRFLAEKRIFPAINIGQSGTRKEEKLFTHKEYEKVKKMRQMLFAVKPVEAMEALVKRLSRYTYNDEFLEEL; encoded by the coding sequence ATGGCCGCCCGCGCCGAGGCGCCACCGGACGTGGATGATGGCGATGACGAGGGCGAGGGCGACGAGGGCCCCGACGAGGGCGAGGGCGCTGCCCCCGCGCCGGGACAGCCCTCGGGTGGCCCGCCCGGCCAGGGTGGAGGCCGCCGCCGCCGCCGCCGTCGTCGTCGCAGGGGTGCCCAGGTGCAGTTCACCCCGGACGGACAGGCCTACCGCATGGTGGCCGGTCCCGACGGCCAGCAGCAGCAGGTGTTCCTCACGCCGCAGGAGTTGCAGCAGTACCAGCAACGGATGGCCCAGCAGCAGCAACAGCCGCAGGGTGGCGGTCAGCCGAGGCCCCCGCAGCCGGCGCCCCAGCCATCGCTGGCACCGGTGGAGGGCGTGCTCGACACCGAGGCCAAGGGCCCCAACGCCTTCCTGAGGCAGCTCAAGCGCAACCTGCTGCCCGCGCCGGACGACGCGGAGATTCCGAAGAACCTGGTGCAGAAGCTGCGGCTGCGCCCGGGCCAGTATCTGAACGCCCTCGCGCAGATGAAGGGCCAGAAGGGCATCATCCAGCGCGTGGAGCAGGTGGATGGCCGCCCGCTGGAGCAGATGAGCCGCCTGCCCCACTTCGCGGACCTGACGTCCGTGGACCCGGTGGAGCGCATCAAGCTGGAGAACGGCCACCGCGAGATGGTGACGCGGGTGATGGATCTGATCGCCCCCATCGGCAAGGGTCAGCGCGCGCTCATCGTGGCGCCGCCGAAGACGGGCAAGACGATCATGCTGCAGCGGATTGCCCAGGCGGTGGTGGCCAACCACCCGGAAATCCACCTCATGGTGCTGCTCATCGACGAGCGCCCCGAGGAAGTGACGGACATGCGCCGCAGCATCAAGGCCGAGGTGCTGGCCTCGAGCTCGGACCGGCCCACGGGCGACCACCTGAAGGTGGCCGAGCTGGCGCTGGAGCGGGCGCGGCGTCTGGTGGAGAGCGGCAAGGACGTGATGATCCTCCTGGACTCCATCACGCGGCTGGCGCGCGCCTACAACAAGGAAGTGGACAACTCGGGACGCACGCTGTCGGGCGGCGTGGACAGCCGCGCGCTGGAGCGGCCCAAGCGCATCTTCGGCGCGGCGCGAGCCACCGAGGAGGCCGGCAGCCTCACCATCGTGGGCACGGCGCTCATCGACACCGGCAGCCGCATGGACGAGGTCATCTTCGAGGAGTTCAAGGGCACCGGTAACTCCGAGGTGACGCTGGACCGCTTCCTCGCGGAGAAGCGCATCTTCCCGGCCATCAACATCGGCCAGTCGGGCACGCGCAAGGAGGAGAAGCTCTTCACCCACAAGGAGTACGAGAAGGTGAAGAAGATGCGCCAGATGCTCTTCGCGGTGAAGCCCGTGGAGGCCATGGAGGCGCTCGTCAAGCGGCTCAGCCGCTACACCTACAACGACGAGTTCCTCGAGGAGCTGTGA
- a CDS encoding PEGA domain-containing protein: protein MSLKTPLALSLALLLGTAPAVTEAASRRGAPTSSARRSKKKKAPPAKPEPAPESPSDLADEASEAPSDAPVQARTQEPTPVAPVAPTPAEKSPPALPSARAGRVAVLAVPVDPSDFETASRLETDLRDALGARADIPWVDPATLFPPPPPASLAQGDALFDEGKGLYDNLDPEAASKKFTEAAAFYQRHPVDTKPERLARAYIFLGASRLLNGESAGAQEAFTRALLAAPTVRPQSELFGQDVHDAFDAAKQALSRLPRGTLAIASVPTGARVTLHGEHLGTTPLKDVELAPGPHQVVLTLPGHLPFGTFQEVAPSQRGELRPRLEPTPELASVQALAAEVSSSSRSLGSSKVPPGVARIAEKLGARYVVLARVEKKGQGRVQASLHAWDVQLENRLRGVVLNPEDARERQAAVGQVHDFLTGKLVPDTSLPFALPAVVKKPWFWAAVGGVAVATTAGILLATQPNKPLGIRIGNPGAGW, encoded by the coding sequence GTGAGCCTGAAGACCCCCCTCGCCCTCTCGCTCGCGCTCCTGCTGGGTACGGCCCCCGCTGTCACCGAGGCCGCTTCCCGCCGTGGCGCGCCCACCTCTTCGGCCCGCAGGTCGAAGAAGAAGAAGGCACCCCCCGCGAAGCCCGAGCCCGCTCCGGAGTCCCCGTCCGACCTCGCGGATGAGGCATCGGAAGCACCCTCGGACGCCCCCGTGCAGGCCCGGACGCAGGAGCCCACTCCGGTCGCGCCCGTGGCGCCCACCCCGGCCGAGAAGTCTCCTCCGGCCCTGCCCTCCGCCCGGGCGGGTCGCGTCGCGGTGCTCGCCGTCCCCGTGGACCCGAGCGACTTCGAGACCGCCTCCCGGCTCGAGACCGACCTGCGTGACGCGCTCGGCGCCCGGGCGGACATCCCGTGGGTGGATCCGGCGACCCTCTTTCCGCCGCCGCCGCCCGCCTCCCTCGCGCAGGGGGATGCCCTCTTCGATGAGGGCAAGGGCCTCTACGACAACCTGGATCCGGAGGCCGCGTCGAAGAAGTTCACCGAGGCCGCGGCCTTCTACCAGCGCCACCCGGTGGACACGAAGCCGGAGCGGCTGGCCCGCGCCTACATCTTCCTGGGCGCCTCGCGGCTGCTCAACGGGGAGTCCGCCGGAGCCCAGGAGGCCTTCACCCGCGCGTTGCTCGCGGCCCCCACCGTCCGGCCCCAGTCCGAGCTCTTCGGGCAGGACGTGCATGACGCCTTCGACGCCGCGAAGCAGGCCCTGTCCCGCCTGCCCCGGGGCACGCTCGCCATCGCCTCCGTCCCCACCGGCGCGCGGGTGACGCTGCATGGGGAGCACCTGGGCACCACGCCGTTGAAGGACGTGGAGCTCGCGCCCGGCCCGCATCAGGTGGTGCTCACCCTCCCCGGCCATCTGCCCTTCGGGACCTTCCAGGAGGTGGCGCCCTCCCAGCGCGGCGAGCTGCGCCCCCGGCTGGAGCCCACGCCCGAGCTGGCCTCGGTCCAGGCCCTGGCCGCCGAGGTGTCCTCCTCGTCCAGGTCTCTTGGCTCCAGCAAAGTCCCCCCTGGAGTGGCCCGGATCGCCGAGAAGCTCGGCGCGCGCTACGTGGTGCTCGCGCGGGTGGAGAAGAAGGGCCAGGGCCGCGTCCAGGCCTCACTCCACGCCTGGGACGTGCAGCTCGAGAACCGCCTGCGCGGGGTGGTGTTGAACCCCGAGGACGCGCGCGAGCGACAGGCGGCCGTGGGCCAGGTGCACGACTTCCTCACCGGGAAGCTCGTGCCCGACACGTCCCTGCCCTTCGCGCTGCCCGCGGTGGTGAAGAAGCCCTGGTTCTGGGCGGCGGTGGGCGGCGTGGCGGTGGCCACCACCGCGGGTATCCTGCTGGCCACCCAGCCCAACAAGCCCCTGGGCATCCGGATAGGGAATCCTGGCGCCGGTTGGTAG
- a CDS encoding DNA gyrase/topoisomerase IV subunit B: MATTKKTTYTGADIQVLEGLEPVRKRPAMYIGGTDSTGYHHLLWEILDNSVDEVINGYASTVEVTLHKDGRTVTIVDDGRGIPIDIMPKYKKPAVEIILTTLHAGGKFEQGNYIHSGGLHGVGSSVVNALARKLVVEIKRDGKRHVQTYSKGRPTSTLKVEGPARGTGTSMTFEPDPEIFGEKLKFDAKLVRERLEAKSYLHKGMTVVWKDETTSPPVKEEFKHDGGIAEYLTKVVAERGKPVVPSGSTAIFYHSRDNGVRLEAALVWTEATDEHIRSYVNGIPTPLGGTHEAGLRGAVVKAVRNYIETHDLSPKGVTLTAEDIREGVTAILSTYVVEPQFQGQTKGRLNNPETTAQVDGVIRPALEKWLNDNKSIAESVVARIVLAARAREASRAASQAVSRKTAVSHRLNLPGKLADCSSTDPAQSELFLVEGDSAGGSAKQGRDRRTQAVLPLRGKVLNAEQASTDKVVGNKELTDIVSALGCGIGKDFDITKLRYGRIFLMMDADSDGNHIATLLLTFFYRHLRPLIEQGHIYLAQPPLFRVDIGKETYWALDEVHRDRIIREKVKGNAKPNVMRFKGLGEMTPDELKETTLDPKVRQSLKVTIDNPLLTDQIINDLMGRDVSARFKFIMESATEVEDLDV; the protein is encoded by the coding sequence ATGGCGACGACCAAGAAGACGACCTATACGGGCGCGGACATCCAGGTCCTCGAGGGCCTGGAGCCGGTCCGCAAGCGCCCGGCGATGTACATCGGTGGCACCGACAGCACGGGCTATCACCACCTGCTGTGGGAGATCCTCGACAACTCGGTGGACGAGGTCATCAACGGCTACGCGTCCACCGTGGAAGTCACCCTCCACAAGGACGGCCGCACGGTGACGATCGTGGACGATGGGCGAGGCATCCCCATCGACATCATGCCCAAGTACAAGAAGCCGGCGGTGGAGATCATCCTCACCACGCTGCACGCGGGCGGTAAGTTCGAGCAGGGCAACTACATCCACTCGGGCGGTCTGCACGGCGTGGGTAGCTCGGTGGTGAACGCGCTCGCGCGCAAGCTCGTCGTGGAGATCAAGCGCGACGGCAAGCGCCACGTGCAGACGTACAGCAAGGGCAGGCCCACCAGTACGCTCAAGGTGGAGGGCCCGGCGCGCGGCACCGGCACCTCGATGACCTTCGAGCCCGACCCGGAGATCTTCGGCGAGAAGCTGAAGTTCGACGCGAAGCTCGTGCGCGAGCGGCTCGAGGCGAAGAGCTACCTCCACAAGGGCATGACGGTCGTCTGGAAGGACGAGACGACCAGCCCGCCCGTGAAGGAGGAGTTCAAGCACGATGGCGGCATCGCCGAGTACCTGACCAAGGTGGTGGCCGAGCGGGGCAAGCCGGTGGTGCCGTCGGGCAGCACGGCCATCTTCTACCACTCGCGTGACAACGGGGTGCGCCTGGAGGCCGCGCTGGTGTGGACGGAGGCCACGGACGAGCACATCCGCTCGTACGTCAACGGCATCCCCACGCCGCTGGGCGGTACGCACGAGGCGGGCTTGCGCGGCGCCGTGGTGAAGGCGGTGCGCAACTACATCGAGACGCACGACCTCTCGCCCAAGGGCGTCACGCTCACCGCGGAGGACATCCGCGAGGGCGTCACGGCCATCCTCTCCACGTACGTGGTGGAGCCGCAGTTCCAGGGCCAGACGAAGGGACGTCTCAACAACCCGGAGACCACGGCCCAGGTGGACGGTGTCATCCGCCCCGCGCTGGAGAAGTGGCTCAACGACAACAAGTCCATCGCCGAGTCGGTGGTGGCCCGCATCGTCCTGGCCGCCCGCGCGCGCGAGGCCAGCCGCGCCGCCTCCCAGGCCGTCAGCCGCAAGACGGCCGTCAGCCACCGGCTCAACCTGCCGGGCAAGCTGGCGGACTGCTCCTCCACGGATCCGGCCCAGAGCGAGCTCTTCCTCGTGGAAGGTGACTCCGCAGGTGGTAGCGCCAAGCAGGGCCGGGATCGGCGCACCCAGGCCGTCCTCCCGCTGCGCGGCAAGGTGCTCAACGCCGAGCAGGCCTCCACCGACAAGGTGGTGGGCAACAAGGAGCTCACGGACATCGTCAGCGCCCTGGGCTGCGGCATCGGCAAGGACTTCGACATCACCAAGCTGCGCTACGGCCGCATCTTCCTGATGATGGACGCCGACAGCGACGGCAACCACATCGCCACGCTGCTGCTCACCTTCTTCTACCGGCACCTGCGCCCGCTCATCGAGCAGGGTCACATCTACCTCGCCCAGCCGCCCCTCTTCCGGGTGGACATCGGCAAGGAGACGTACTGGGCGCTCGACGAGGTCCACCGCGACCGCATCATCCGCGAGAAGGTCAAGGGAAACGCCAAGCCCAACGTCATGCGCTTCAAGGGTCTGGGAGAGATGACGCCGGACGAGCTGAAGGAGACCACGCTCGATCCGAAGGTCCGCCAGAGCCTCAAGGTGACCATCGACAACCCGCTCCTCACGGATCAGATCATCAACGACCTGATGGGTCGCGACGTCAGCGCGCGCTTCAAATTCATCATGGAGAGCGCGACCGAGGTCGAGGACCTCGACGTGTAG